One Vibrio gallaecicus genomic region harbors:
- the phnW gene encoding 2-aminoethylphosphonate--pyruvate transaminase has product MKNDYLLLTPGPLSTSDTVRQAMLKDWCTWDDEYNKEVVEVIRQKLVSLATKQHGYTSVLMQGSGTASVEATIGSVIGKNGKLLVVDNGAYGARIAQIADYLNIPCHVVSPGETSQPDLNEMEKVLATDSSITHVAIVHCETTTGMLNPIERISTLAKQHHKTVILDAMSSFGGIPMDIAELGIDYMISSANKCIQGVPGFGFVIAKQSELEQCKGQARSLSLDLYDQWHCMEVNHGKWRFTSPTHTVRAFYQALIELEQEGGIAARHQRYHTNQTTLVAGMSSLGFEPLLNDELHSPIITSFYSPAHSDYQFKEFYDRLKAQGFVIYPGKVSNAECFRIGNIGEVYPADIERLIVAVEKAMYWEVR; this is encoded by the coding sequence ATGAAGAATGATTACTTGCTGCTTACACCTGGTCCTTTGTCGACTTCTGATACAGTGCGTCAAGCCATGCTTAAAGATTGGTGCACTTGGGATGATGAATACAATAAAGAAGTGGTGGAGGTTATTCGTCAGAAACTAGTATCACTGGCGACCAAGCAGCATGGTTACACAAGCGTTTTAATGCAAGGCAGTGGTACTGCATCTGTTGAAGCCACTATCGGCAGTGTGATTGGCAAAAACGGTAAATTACTTGTTGTGGATAATGGCGCTTATGGTGCACGCATCGCTCAGATAGCGGACTATTTAAACATTCCTTGCCATGTCGTTTCCCCTGGTGAAACTTCCCAGCCTGACTTAAATGAAATGGAAAAGGTATTGGCTACGGACTCAAGCATCACCCACGTTGCTATTGTGCACTGCGAAACGACAACGGGCATGTTAAACCCAATAGAACGAATCTCCACACTCGCCAAACAACATCATAAAACCGTAATTTTAGATGCGATGTCGAGCTTTGGTGGCATCCCGATGGATATTGCCGAGTTAGGAATTGACTATATGATCAGCTCCGCCAATAAGTGTATTCAGGGCGTTCCTGGCTTTGGATTTGTCATCGCAAAACAATCAGAATTAGAGCAGTGTAAAGGACAAGCTCGCTCATTAAGCTTGGATCTTTACGACCAATGGCACTGTATGGAAGTGAACCATGGAAAGTGGCGTTTTACCTCACCAACCCATACCGTTCGAGCGTTCTACCAAGCGTTAATTGAATTGGAACAAGAAGGTGGAATTGCGGCTAGGCATCAACGCTATCACACAAATCAAACCACACTGGTTGCAGGCATGAGCTCATTGGGTTTTGAACCACTTCTCAACGATGAATTGCACTCACCTATTATTACTTCATTCTATTCTCCAGCCCATAGTGACTACCAATTCAAAGAGTTTTATGACCGATTAAAAGCGCAGGGCTTTGTTATCTACCCTGGCAAAGTATCTAATGCCGAATGCTTTCGAATTGGCAATATTGGCGAAGTGTACCCTGCTGATATTGAGCGTCTAATTGTCGCGGTTGAAAAAGCTATGTACTGGGAAGTTCGCTAA
- a CDS encoding FAD-dependent oxidoreductase translates to MTKHYSYWFKQALEQEFGSINAGLESAKPLQKDVNCDIAIVGGGYTGLWTAVLIKQQQPEKHVVVIEKGLCGSGASGANGGCMLTWSTKYPTLKKLYGKEQAKWLVKESEKVIYEIEAFCNEHKIDAHLYRSGTYYTATNEAQKGGMDPVVNELAKQGINSWKKCDHSLSEKAGSNSHIEGYYSEAAGSVQPALLARGLRRVALDLGVEIHENTEMTSLDYGSPARIQTKGGSILAGKVILALNAWMLDHFKEFKHSIVVVSSDMVVTKPIPKKLKQFGPEKGAAVVDSRIFVHYYRDTQDGRLMLGKGGNKFSFANKVETMFNQTTDYLPILHQSFQKLFPKLEQSEFDYNWSGGSDRSVTGLPFFGNLKDQPNIYYGLGYSGNGVAQTRMGGKTLSSMVLGVDNEWTRSGLTSGPRGYFPPEPFRWVGAMMVRDAVRRKENAEDANQRPMWLDKQLAKLAGAAGKADKVES, encoded by the coding sequence ATGACAAAGCACTACTCATATTGGTTCAAGCAAGCATTGGAACAGGAATTTGGCAGCATCAATGCGGGGCTAGAATCCGCTAAACCGCTTCAAAAAGACGTTAACTGTGATATCGCCATTGTCGGCGGTGGTTACACCGGCTTATGGACGGCGGTTTTAATCAAACAACAACAGCCCGAAAAACATGTTGTAGTGATTGAAAAAGGCTTGTGTGGCAGCGGTGCATCTGGAGCGAACGGTGGATGCATGCTGACTTGGTCGACTAAGTACCCAACGCTGAAGAAGCTTTATGGGAAAGAGCAAGCCAAATGGTTGGTTAAGGAATCTGAAAAGGTCATTTACGAAATTGAAGCTTTCTGTAACGAACACAAAATTGATGCTCACCTTTATCGAAGTGGTACTTACTACACAGCGACCAATGAAGCTCAAAAAGGTGGAATGGACCCCGTCGTGAATGAGTTGGCCAAGCAGGGCATTAATAGCTGGAAGAAGTGTGATCACTCCTTGTCTGAAAAAGCGGGTTCAAATAGCCACATTGAAGGCTATTACTCTGAAGCGGCAGGCAGTGTGCAACCGGCTTTATTAGCGAGAGGCTTGCGCCGTGTCGCGCTCGATTTAGGTGTTGAAATTCACGAAAATACAGAGATGACTTCCCTCGATTACGGATCGCCAGCACGTATCCAAACCAAGGGCGGGTCCATATTAGCAGGTAAAGTGATTTTAGCGCTCAATGCCTGGATGCTCGATCATTTTAAAGAGTTCAAACACAGCATTGTGGTTGTATCGTCAGATATGGTTGTGACCAAACCTATTCCAAAAAAGCTTAAACAGTTTGGACCTGAGAAAGGGGCGGCAGTGGTGGATTCTCGTATCTTTGTACATTACTACCGTGATACCCAAGATGGACGACTCATGTTGGGTAAAGGCGGCAATAAATTCTCGTTTGCCAATAAAGTCGAAACCATGTTTAACCAAACGACTGATTATTTGCCGATTCTTCATCAATCCTTCCAAAAGCTGTTTCCTAAACTGGAGCAGAGTGAATTCGATTACAACTGGTCTGGCGGTTCAGATCGTTCGGTCACAGGGTTGCCATTTTTCGGTAACCTAAAAGATCAACCCAACATCTATTATGGGCTTGGATATTCAGGTAACGGCGTCGCGCAAACCCGCATGGGTGGCAAAACTTTATCTTCAATGGTGTTAGGAGTGGATAACGAGTGGACGCGCAGTGGCTTAACTAGCGGTCCACGAGGCTATTTCCCGCCAGAGCCGTTTCGGTGGGTAGGGGCAATGATGGTTAGAGATGCCGTTCGCCGAAAAGAAAATGCAGAAGATGCGAATCAGCGCCCAATGTGGCTAGATAAGCAATTGGCTAAACTTGCTGGAGCAGCTGGCAAAGCTGATAAAGTAGAGTCTTAG
- a CDS encoding putative 2-aminoethylphosphonate ABC transporter substrate-binding protein translates to MKNRLMKGSLAALVSLLANNALAAQEVTVYTAFETDILAKYKTAFENENPDVEIKWVRDSTGIMTAKLLAEKNNPRAEVVWGLAGSSMALLKNEGILTPYTPQGVESLKTSLNDPQSSQAWFGNDAFFNAVCFNEIVAKQLNLPEPKTWEDLTNPVYKGHIAMPNPASSGTGYMQVSAWLQNMGEDQGWNYMNKLDKNIAHYTHSGSKPCVQAGMGEVAIGISMASRGAKLKTQGAPLAVITPKGIGWESEAVGLVKPSDAAKRVVDWSISKSANELYIEMYPVVGHQDVTATVKNFPNVEKNMAKMDFARMGNERAQVLKTWSEKFDSKSEPKS, encoded by the coding sequence ATGAAAAACCGTTTAATGAAAGGATCACTTGCTGCACTTGTATCATTACTTGCGAATAATGCACTTGCTGCACAGGAAGTGACGGTTTACACGGCTTTTGAAACCGACATTCTTGCGAAGTACAAAACTGCATTCGAAAACGAAAATCCAGATGTGGAAATCAAATGGGTGCGTGATTCAACGGGTATTATGACGGCAAAATTGCTTGCTGAAAAAAACAACCCAAGAGCAGAAGTGGTATGGGGACTTGCTGGTTCTTCAATGGCACTGTTGAAAAACGAAGGTATTCTGACGCCTTATACACCACAAGGTGTGGAGTCATTAAAAACTAGTTTGAACGACCCTCAATCAAGCCAAGCTTGGTTTGGTAACGACGCTTTCTTTAATGCCGTTTGCTTCAATGAAATCGTTGCAAAACAGCTTAACCTACCAGAGCCTAAAACTTGGGAAGACTTAACCAACCCTGTTTATAAAGGTCATATTGCTATGCCAAACCCTGCGTCTTCAGGAACGGGGTACATGCAAGTATCAGCTTGGCTGCAAAATATGGGTGAAGACCAAGGTTGGAACTACATGAATAAGCTTGATAAGAATATTGCACACTACACGCACTCTGGCTCTAAGCCTTGTGTACAAGCTGGTATGGGCGAAGTGGCAATTGGTATTTCTATGGCTAGCCGTGGCGCAAAATTAAAGACTCAAGGCGCACCACTGGCAGTGATTACACCTAAAGGTATTGGTTGGGAATCAGAAGCTGTAGGCTTGGTGAAGCCATCAGATGCGGCGAAGAGAGTCGTAGATTGGTCTATCTCTAAATCGGCAAACGAATTGTACATTGAGATGTACCCAGTGGTAGGGCACCAAGATGTCACAGCAACGGTGAAGAATTTCCCAAATGTAGAAAAGAACATGGCAAAAATGGACTTTGCACGTATGGGTAATGAGCGTGCACAAGTACTGAAAACATGGTCTGAAAAGTTTGATTCAAAATCTGAGCCTAAATCTTAA
- a CDS encoding putative 2-aminoethylphosphonate ABC transporter permease subunit, with translation MRSPKLRANAFMARMSKDNVILIALLALLTLMMSLFILMPLWAMLKKSVQNNDGDFVGLENFATYFSSQSLWQSVGNTFTLGVLVTVIVGVLAFGYAYAITRSCMPFKGLFQVLGSAPILAPSLLPAISLIFLFGNQGIAKEVLGGHSIYGLIGVSIGLIFWTFPHALMILTTSLRTSDARLYEAARALNTSPLKTFFMVTLPAAKYGLISTLIVVFTLVVCDFGVPKVIGGNYNVLSTDIFKQVVGQQNFSMGAVTSILLLAPALLAFGVDRWVQKKQKSLFDTRSVAYQPEPNSIRDGICFVYCLMISVAVITVLGMAIYGSMVTFWPWNKTLTLNNYNFAEMSTYGWTPFFNSLTLGAWTAIIGTVVIFIGAYCIEKGRAFAPIRQVMQMVSVVPMAVPGMVLGLGYIFYFNDVTNPLNVLYGTMTFLVINTIVHYYTVGHMTALTALKQIPAEVEATAASVNLPQYKLFFKVTVPVCLPAILDIATYLFINALTTTSAVVFLYSTDTIPASVSVLNMDDAGQTGAAAAMAVMIMLSAATAKLMHMVTNKLCEKRTQAWRKR, from the coding sequence ATGCGTTCCCCCAAACTTAGAGCCAACGCTTTCATGGCGAGAATGAGCAAAGATAATGTCATTCTTATTGCATTACTGGCTTTATTAACCTTAATGATGTCACTGTTCATTTTAATGCCGCTTTGGGCGATGCTCAAAAAAAGTGTGCAGAATAATGATGGAGATTTTGTTGGTTTAGAAAATTTTGCTACCTACTTCTCTTCACAGAGCTTATGGCAGTCGGTTGGTAATACATTCACTTTAGGTGTGTTGGTCACCGTGATTGTTGGTGTGTTGGCGTTTGGCTACGCGTATGCGATTACTCGATCCTGTATGCCCTTTAAGGGTCTCTTTCAAGTGTTGGGGTCAGCACCTATTCTTGCTCCTTCATTACTTCCAGCGATCAGTTTGATCTTTCTCTTTGGTAATCAAGGTATCGCCAAAGAGGTGTTAGGTGGGCATTCGATCTATGGATTAATTGGTGTCTCAATTGGATTGATTTTCTGGACCTTTCCACATGCATTAATGATCCTCACTACATCGTTAAGAACATCGGATGCTCGTTTATATGAAGCAGCAAGGGCATTGAATACTTCGCCTTTGAAAACCTTTTTTATGGTGACATTACCTGCGGCAAAATATGGTTTGATAAGCACTTTGATTGTGGTGTTTACCTTAGTGGTATGTGACTTTGGTGTGCCAAAGGTGATTGGTGGCAACTACAATGTCTTATCCACTGATATTTTCAAGCAAGTGGTTGGTCAGCAGAATTTTTCTATGGGTGCAGTGACAAGTATTTTACTGCTGGCTCCTGCACTGTTGGCGTTTGGTGTTGACCGCTGGGTTCAAAAGAAACAAAAAAGTCTGTTTGATACCCGCTCAGTCGCCTACCAGCCAGAGCCGAATTCCATTCGAGATGGGATCTGTTTTGTCTATTGCCTTATGATCTCTGTAGCGGTTATCACTGTTTTAGGCATGGCGATTTATGGCTCTATGGTGACATTCTGGCCTTGGAATAAAACCCTAACGCTGAATAATTATAACTTTGCTGAAATGAGTACCTATGGGTGGACGCCATTTTTTAATTCACTCACGTTAGGAGCTTGGACAGCCATTATTGGTACAGTGGTTATCTTTATTGGTGCTTATTGCATTGAAAAAGGACGAGCTTTTGCGCCTATTCGTCAAGTGATGCAGATGGTCAGTGTCGTGCCGATGGCAGTTCCTGGAATGGTGTTGGGTCTTGGGTATATCTTCTATTTTAATGATGTGACTAACCCACTTAATGTGCTGTATGGCACCATGACATTCCTAGTGATTAATACTATTGTGCACTATTACACAGTCGGCCACATGACGGCGTTAACGGCATTGAAGCAAATACCCGCCGAGGTTGAAGCCACCGCGGCTTCCGTTAACCTGCCTCAATACAAGTTGTTTTTTAAGGTCACAGTGCCCGTCTGTTTACCAGCAATTTTAGATATTGCGACTTATCTTTTTATTAATGCACTAACCACCACCTCTGCTGTAGTATTCTTATATTCAACAGATACGATTCCTGCCTCGGTTTCAGTATTGAATATGGATGATGCTGGGCAAACCGGTGCAGCGGCGGCAATGGCAGTGATGATCATGTTATCAGCCGCAACCGCAAAGCTTATGCACATGGTAACGAATAAGCTCTGTGAAAAAAGAACTCAAGCTTGGCGTAAGCGTTAG
- a CDS encoding EamA family transporter: protein MEVAAVIIVVFSALLHAGWNILGKSNQGSGSAFFLASGSAAALLLTPYLFWYSMTLGFEKIPNAFWMLVFLSGIFQIVYLIGLGMAYKQADIGAIYPMARALPVLMVGFGTVLIGYELSVNQWLGFVLITIGCLFVPLKSFRDLRFKAYLNLGVLWALIAAIGTTGYSIIDKEALLLLDPLSTSAITNKHTAVFYLGVQFWAIVVPLGLWLLVTNQKTEFDSAWVMRKRATAAGIMMAATYGLVLFAMTITENVSLVVALRQVSIIFGVVMGIYFLKEKWHMTRGVGVVLIITGLVTSLI from the coding sequence ATGGAAGTGGCAGCCGTCATCATTGTGGTTTTTTCTGCATTGTTACATGCAGGGTGGAATATTTTAGGAAAATCAAATCAAGGTTCAGGCTCTGCATTTTTCCTCGCATCAGGCTCTGCAGCCGCGTTACTGTTAACGCCTTATTTGTTTTGGTATTCAATGACATTGGGCTTCGAGAAAATCCCCAATGCTTTTTGGATGCTGGTATTTCTTAGTGGGATTTTTCAAATTGTTTATTTAATTGGCTTAGGGATGGCTTATAAACAGGCAGATATTGGTGCCATTTATCCAATGGCACGAGCATTACCGGTACTAATGGTCGGTTTTGGTACCGTTTTGATTGGCTATGAGCTTTCTGTTAATCAGTGGTTGGGGTTTGTGTTGATCACAATAGGCTGTTTGTTTGTTCCGCTTAAAAGCTTTAGAGACTTACGATTCAAAGCTTATTTGAACCTGGGCGTGTTATGGGCACTTATTGCCGCCATTGGTACTACGGGTTATTCCATTATTGATAAAGAAGCCCTTTTGTTACTGGACCCTTTAAGCACATCAGCGATTACTAACAAGCACACGGCGGTTTTCTATTTAGGCGTTCAGTTCTGGGCGATTGTTGTACCGCTGGGCTTGTGGCTATTGGTGACGAACCAAAAAACAGAGTTCGATAGTGCCTGGGTAATGCGTAAGCGTGCAACCGCGGCTGGCATTATGATGGCTGCGACTTATGGCTTAGTCTTGTTTGCAATGACTATAACAGAGAATGTCAGTTTGGTTGTGGCGCTAAGGCAAGTGAGTATCATTTTCGGTGTAGTGATGGGGATCTACTTTTTAAAGGAAAAGTGGCACATGACTCGTGGTGTCGGTGTTGTTCTGATTATCACAGGCTTAGTTACCTCACTGATTTAA
- a CDS encoding HAD family hydrolase, protein MITPLYVFDLDETLLDGDSTMIWNEFLIEKGIVKDPNFLQEDKRLMDLYSQGSLSMEEYLEFAMAPLSSKSKDDVARLVEECVKSKVLGRIFPQALELIQTLKKHGHPIIIVSATVAFIVDCVAQKLDIPNAIGIELVEESGKYTAKIAGTPSYQQGKVVRLQEWMDSQNQSFNQLHFYTDSINDLPMCEFADRAYLVNPCERIAPYAEPNQWQVLNWGRLAC, encoded by the coding sequence ATGATAACTCCACTGTATGTATTTGACCTAGATGAAACGCTACTCGATGGCGATAGCACAATGATTTGGAACGAGTTTCTTATTGAAAAAGGTATCGTAAAAGATCCTAACTTCCTTCAAGAAGACAAGCGTTTAATGGATCTCTACTCTCAAGGTTCACTCTCTATGGAAGAGTACCTTGAATTTGCGATGGCACCGCTCAGTAGCAAAAGCAAAGATGACGTTGCTCGATTGGTGGAAGAGTGTGTAAAAAGCAAAGTGCTAGGACGAATTTTCCCCCAAGCACTGGAACTGATTCAGACACTCAAGAAGCATGGTCACCCAATCATCATTGTGTCAGCGACGGTTGCATTTATTGTTGATTGTGTTGCTCAGAAACTCGACATACCGAATGCTATTGGCATTGAATTGGTTGAAGAATCGGGAAAGTACACAGCGAAAATTGCAGGTACTCCCAGTTATCAGCAAGGTAAAGTTGTGCGCCTGCAAGAGTGGATGGACTCTCAGAATCAATCCTTTAATCAACTTCATTTCTATACTGACTCGATCAATGACTTGCCAATGTGTGAATTCGCGGACCGAGCGTATTTGGTTAACCCTTGTGAACGTATTGCGCCATATGCAGAGCCAAACCAATGGCAAGTTTTGAATTGGGGTCGATTAGCCTGCTGA
- the phnR gene encoding phosphonate utilization transcriptional regulator PhnR: protein MQYVKIKDVIVEQIESGMLSSRQKLPAERKLAESFDTTRVTLREALSLLEAEGKIYREDRRGWFISPSPLRYDPTQTLNFTNMALSQDRKPKTELVSAKSMLATKQAVNLLKLPPFSDVYKVDRVRYLEDRPVVYVTNFIRPELFPNLLDHDLSKSLTDIYREHFGVVYQKIRYRVSTTSLLGETAQALRATSGSPAMVVERVNYNQKGDLIDCDIEYWRHDAISIESVAELER from the coding sequence GTGCAGTACGTTAAAATTAAAGATGTCATCGTTGAACAGATTGAGTCGGGGATGTTGTCATCAAGACAAAAACTTCCGGCTGAACGTAAGCTTGCCGAATCGTTTGATACTACTCGTGTCACATTGCGCGAAGCTTTGTCACTGCTTGAAGCGGAAGGCAAAATTTATCGAGAAGACCGCCGCGGTTGGTTTATCTCTCCATCGCCTTTGCGTTATGACCCAACACAAACACTTAATTTTACCAATATGGCATTGTCGCAAGATCGTAAGCCCAAAACGGAACTCGTTTCAGCTAAAAGTATGCTCGCGACAAAACAAGCTGTGAATTTGTTAAAACTGCCTCCTTTCTCCGATGTCTACAAAGTCGATCGTGTTCGGTATTTAGAAGATCGCCCTGTGGTGTATGTAACAAACTTTATTAGACCAGAGTTATTCCCTAATTTACTCGATCACGACTTATCCAAGTCATTAACGGATATTTACCGTGAACATTTTGGTGTGGTGTATCAGAAAATTCGTTATCGCGTCAGTACAACATCCTTACTCGGAGAAACAGCCCAAGCTTTGCGTGCAACGTCTGGTTCGCCCGCAATGGTGGTAGAGCGTGTAAATTACAATCAGAAGGGCGACTTGATAGATTGCGATATTGAATACTGGCGACATGATGCGATCAGCATAGAGTCAGTTGCTGAATTAGAGCGTTAA